In Podospora pseudocomata strain CBS 415.72m chromosome 4, whole genome shotgun sequence, the genomic stretch ACGAGGGAGAGACTGGTGGGAAACAGATACCAGCAAGCTTACAGTATGTTCAAAAACGCAAAGGATGACCTGAAGTCTGAGTCCagctgttttgtttcttgagGTCAGAGTCAGAATCACCACAATGAAAAATCGGGGGTTCGCAAGTCCCCGAGGGTTGACAAAGTCTCTCTGCCCAGGGTAAACAAAGAAACATAACGCGGCAGGTGTCTTTATGCTACTTAGGTAGCCAGCCACAACACTAACACTGTTGCAAGTCTGAACAAAAGGAGGGCAAACTTCATTGTTCTCTCGTCTTCAAAGATTCAAAATCAAGTCCCCGAGGCTGACACAACTTTGAGGAGGACCTTTGGTTCAGGGGTAAAAAGGGGTAACCACAACATCGACAAGAGCATCTCATCGCCAAGTATCATTGAAGCGCATCATTCTCGCTGAGACGGCAGTAGACGACGTTTGCTCTTTCTGCATCTGAGCTGGATCTGTGAGACGTTGTGGCAGTCGCCTCGTGCCCCAGTCAATCAAATACTAACATCTTTGGACTCGATGTCGTGAATAACCCACCATGCTCACAATAACTCATACATACTGCCTTTCCGAATCTGCACATCATACCAAAAGCtgctttgttgttgatgtgacACTTAGCCCTTGAAGTCAACAGTGCTAACTTTGTTTCCGCGCTCTTTTGTTGAGTCGTCCATACCGTCCCTAGATCAAACTGCAGGGGTGTAATAGATCGACATTCGACACCCCTCTCGCTGCCTAGGTACACAACTCCATGGGTGCCTAGACGATCGGAATCAGCACTAAACACCGACGGCTAACATGAATGCCAGCCAACACTGTCACATGTGCTACATATAGCCGGGTTATGGGTTCCGCATGTCACACCGTCTATTACTACAAGGGTCAGCAATCACACCATCTAGCTCTTATCTTGCCAATTTCCAAAcagtctttttttcttcttcttgctttTTAACCCCTAAAGTCACCATCATCCGACTGCATCAGACTCGGACGAGATGAGCCGAATCGATCTGCCCTTCAGCCGCCGAAGTCTGCATTCATCTCAAAGGACCACAGTCAACCCGCGCCCTGTAGTAGGGTAGATGTAGAACCTGTGCTCCCCTGATATAATTGCGTATAATATCGAGGGCGTACTCTcgggccgccgccgctgatGAGTTGCCAGTACAGTCACAACAGAAACCAATCAAAGAAGGGGGCGACGATCCGGCGTATATCGTGTTTCCGTCATGTTGCATTGCATATCATCACATAAACCATATCCTATCAGGGACATTGCACAAGACCAAGGCTCTTCTCCGTGACAGCTGTTGGCGCACTCTGCCTCGTGCCCGATACCAGTGTCGCTATGCATCGGACTTATGACCTCCACATTCAATAGTTGATGCAGTGCTTTACGACCAAGACCGCCCAGAGTGTAGAAAGACAGCCAGGCCCGTTCCTTCTGCAGCAGGTTACAGATGAAagtgggtggttggttggacGGGTGGGTAACACGGCATGTAAATCCATCCGTCTCCTAACATCTTGGCTAGGACCTGAACTCAGGACCCAAACTCGGACTGGGATGGATTTGGACCTACACGGAGTTCTGGCTGGAACCTTGTGGACATCTCGTGGAACCACTCTGTGAGAAACAGGGACCTATGAAGCCACTATGCACGTAAACACACATCCTGTGCGTGTGCGAATGAGTCCGCTCGTGTACTCTATCTGTGACAGCTGCGGCGCAGCCTGTGCTACCTGAAAATGGTCGAGGGGCAATCACTCTGTACACAAATTTCGATTTGACCAAAGACAACACGACATCGGACGAGGTACAACAAAGGGCAGAGATTGATTGTCGAGAATGAAACTAGAAACAGCATCGAGACGGGCGTAGGAATGTAGCATGCCATCACATGCAAAACAAGAGCAAAACAAAGGGCCCATTACCACATAAGCACCAAGTCGTCCAGGCAGGAataagaaaaagagaaaagtcCGAGTTATCATCCACCTTTACTCCATATGGGAAGGGTAAGatgccccccacccctcccaccagaGTTCACAAAAGGAAGCGCGTACTCCGTACACTCCACCATTTATCTAGGCCCGGAAGCTGACATCCTGAGGTGATGCCATGCTGCAACAAACCCTTGGCCACGTAGACTGCGCCGCacaccttctccttctccgatTTCTCGGTCTCGCATAATCCCTCCCCAATCGACCTATCAAGACTCCAGCAAGTGACACTAGATTGCCCCATTCTTTTTTTGATCTCTAATGCTGCCGGCATGTATACCTGGAAGCAGTGCCACACACCGACAGCACCGCCGAGTGGAAAAAACCTACCGAGATCGCATTATCATTGCGGCAATGCGTATATCCCAATCCAGCCATAAGAAGAAcatttgatgatgattgtgGCCGCCTTGCAAGAGACCCCTACCACAGGGGGGTCGTGTGCCCCGTGGAGGGGTGTATTCTCGCATGTCAGGCTGTAGAAAGTTTGCCCCGGATGGGTACAGACTGGATTGAACAATCTGTATGTCTGGTACGTGTCTATAATCCCGATACCACGCAGCCAATGTCCATCGAGCCAAGTAAGATGAGCGATCATGACTGATCCCCATATCAGCAATGAACAGAATCATGCCAGTTGCTTACAACCAAACCCGCAACACTACATATACACACATGAATCACGATATGACACCATCCAGTCCCGTATTCTGGAAAAGATGACGCTATTCCCAATCACTTCAACCCCAGTTCGGGAATAACACCCGAAACATGGGAACTGCAAGACACGTGTGCAAGCCTCCAGTCCTTGTCACCCTAGCTCACCGTCAAGGTTGCATGTGTTAATTTCCGGAAAGAGAAGGATCGCGAGCCAAAATGCATCGTCCATGTTCATGTTCGCCAGTTCGGACCCCGGCTTCGGCTGGCTTGcgactcccaccacccaagaaaaACAATTCATGATTTTTAAATATCGCCAAGCAAACCCCATTCGGTTGTCGGCATCCAACTGGGGGGGGTCTAGCTCTGCTGCTCTAGCTACACGATGGTAACCCAGACTGTACAACGGATCGTACACATGGGCTTTTGATAATTTCTTGGGTCATATTGCCACATGGTGACCTTGTCCAGATAGATATGAGATTGCCGCACTGTGTGCGTGCTATCAATTTGAACAAGATCGCAATGACCCAACGGCTGGAGAGCTGGAAAAAGAATCTATCGAATACCAAGACCAATGCCTTTGACTCCGCGGCCCCCAAATCCAGTTAGACAACGTCCAAACGTTTCAATCCTCAGCCCAGGTCCTCATTCCTTCCACAAGTTCAGCGCCGCCAGTCTGGGTAGACATGGAtgcgggtggttggtgtggaTGACACCAAGGTCTTGGCTAGcagtgaaaaaaaaaggaagatgACACGATTACAAAAAGCGCTAAACAAAGAGCCGATTTTGGGAGCATTGATTACCCAAGTCGACGCTAGCAGAGATTTTGGCTGGTGCTGACTAGACCACTGCCAACTACGGAGTCGAGAAATGCTACGGTATATCCGAATCCCGAAATAGCAGCTTCCCTGATTTGTTTTTGTCGATACAATCGTGAAGATATGATccgagaggaggaggggtccTGGTCTCGGCCTCCTGTCGGGCGCCGCCGGCGGACTCTCCGGACGAGTCGCAAGAacgcaaaagaaaaaaaaagacgccAACGGAATCTCCAACATTGCCCTAGTCCGGCCTAGCGCGTCCCGACTATGGCCTCATGCCCTGTCCCTgtctctcctccttcctccggTCTCGAAGGATTCCGTGAACAAAGTTCCCGTCGGGGGTGGTCTATGTGGCCAGCTCCTTTGGGCCAggtcatcatcttcaccttccctttcccatgACCGCTGACATCTTCTAGATATCCAAATGATATCGCTTTGCCCAGGAAACAAGAAGATTATTATTATCAACGCCATGACTCCCCGTGATGATGGCGCCTCCAACACCTACCCACCTGCATGAGGAGAACATGTGGACCAGACCAGATAGAAACAGTCACTCGCGCGCGCTCCAaatctccccccccaaatgAATGGCTCCGTCTTGCATATCACATTGGTCACGTTTTCCCCTCCACAGACCAACTAGAATACTGTAAACCTCAAAACAttcttgttttcttcgaTCCGCGGGTGCGCGGCTGGCAAGTCATCAGTTCAACCTATAGCTGCATCAAGCTGAGCTGTCACTCCTGTAATTGGCTGTTTAATTGTCCATGTGATAGTGGCCAATCTCTCCCCGGCCAATGCTTATCGTATATTTTTTTTGCTGTCCTCTGTTCAGTTGCGGGATTTTAGGGTCATAAAAAattggggtttggggtgggaaATCTGATATCAATATGATGCGGTGTGTCCCAGATACGAAAAGACCAATGCACTGCGTTAGGGTTctagccagccagccagccacatGTCAAAAAGTGACGGTGTGCTTTCGCACTGTTTCGGGTGGCTGGACTATGGAATAGAATCTCccagaaagaagaaaaagaaaaaaaactttGTGTAGTGTAGTAAGGTACTTTGATCGTTGGTAGACAAACGCCACCATGAGAGGAACCGCAGATTAGTAGATGGCGGGGGACTGGAGTGTTATAATCTAGCTCGGCGGTTCCGGGCCGAGCTACCGGACTTTGCTGCAGTGGCTACTATGAGTCGAGCGACGTCTACGATTAGGCAGGTAGGTTTGAACGTTTGGTGCCTTGGTCTATCGGCTGAaaccttgtttttttttcttttcggtGCGGAGGTACATGGCGAGTTGATTATTACTTCGCCCCGACCGCGATGCTGCCTTTTTTGGGGAGAAGTAACGCTTGCCGGGAATGGAATGCGGTCTGCAAGGAAACTCAATAAACTAAGCAGGCATACTTTGGATCCCAGGCTCTTCCATCGGCAGTATGCACAAGCTGGAGAAGTGCATCAAAAACGATGACTCAAGACCCCCAGCATAATGATGATGCATCACATCAAACTGCCACTCACTCCGCCCGCACGCACAACACATCATAGGGTAGATATATGCAGAACCCACCCAGAACCATATCATCATATCTACCATAGATATGCGGATAGGCGGCAGTTATATGACTTTGGATGATAACCCAATGACGGCACCTCACTTGAAGATATGTTACACCCTGTCCACACACAAACCTCTGCAGACGCCTTAGAGTAAAGGATAatgtccccccccccacatGCACATCTAGAAACCAAGAATACAGGGTACAACCTCGGACTTTTCCCAATCTTGTAGCCATCATCCGAGTTTCTTCGGCCCATGCTATCTCCATCGAGTACCTATACTTCCATCTCCTACACCCGAGTTCTATCGGCTCATCGCACTGGCCTGATCGGATCGATCAATCCCGCCAAGCGACATTATTATCAGTATTGAAAGGGTTCGGACCTTGTGAaactcaacaccccccctgTGCCCGCATCACACCAACCAGTATCTTTCTCTGTGTTTCTGTGAGATCAGAAGGACTCGGCATCGTGTACTACGCATACAGACAGCAAATGTTCAATCTTGTTGTGCGAGGGGATCGCTTTCTAGAACGGGAGCAAAACAAACAGATGATGGTGTTAGTGCTACGCTTTCATTCCAGCCCCGTACCGTGTGAGTTACAAGTTGCAAGTAAACCGACAAACGAAACGACCAACAAGCGCATCATAATATACCCTCATCAAACGGATTTGCCGTCTTTAAGAATGCCAGCACCCCAACTTGACACCGACTCGGCTCCCGACCGTTCATTCTTCGCGTGCGTACCCCCGTGCGGCCTGCGGACGAAAACCCCTACCCAGAGGAGATAACCCCAACTCCGGCAGTTGTTGGGCCACAGCCACGCTTTGTATGTGTGAGAGTTGGTGTTACAATAGCCCGCCCGTGCTGTGCTGCATGAAATTTGTCTTTCCAGCGGTAAGGTAAGGGTTGAACCAACACAAATCTTACAATCAACAAgttgccgctgccaagtGCCCGAGCATAAGATCAAATATTGGCTTTTGAgccaagaagaggggggcAGAAGAAGGTCTTTGCTTGAATGATAGCGGTCTCTGACTCGGTGTGTTGGAACCAACAGCCCTTGGCTTCGCGGTCCAGACTAGACTAGGGGATTTTTCTTTCAGTTGCTATGTTTATGCCAGCTCAGATGCAGGAAGGCAAACGGACGGGATATATCATCTAAAAATTCCGGACAGACTCAGGGGATAATGATAACGACAATGGGCTAGCAGGCGTAACAGCGATGGCGCAATCACCAACGACATTTGCTGTAGTAGCTGTCGAATCATATGCCCCCTTTCGGACTAACATCATCGAGATCGTGTGATCCCTGCGGTTGGCCCCAAGCCCAGGGTGTGGACCTACtgcgagaagaagaatggcAGCTGCACACGTTTTGGTGGCTCGGGTATAGCAGATAAAGTCTCAACTGGTGGCGTTTACACGCATCTATCCATCCTCTTGGTCGCACATGAGCCTATCAAGAGATGGGTTGGTTCTCCCTGAGGTACTGGCATGTTTTGTTCCCACTTTTATTGTATTAGGTTTCgtttttttgtgtgtgttgttggtgtcaaATTGTGACGTTGTGTTGGCTGGTCTCACTGTGCGACCAAGCACTGTGAATATGCCCAAAGTGCGCACAAAATCTCTCCTTTCAGAATAGGGGTGGCGCAGGGGGTGTCTTGGTTATGCTGGATTGATATGGGGATATTTTGCTTATGACACAGATCCGGATTGAGGTTGATCGTGGGTTTGAGTTGGAGGTTACATGCAGTGATGGTTAATTCTATTCtcttaggtaggtatgatCAAGAGGAAGTGGAATCTGATTGTGCATCGAGCTGGAATCCAGTCTTGATACAATGTTAAAGGCGTAGATGAATGAAGATATCTCGCGCGTCGCCAGCATGGCATGTGATGCCAAAACCCATCTGCGGAAGCAGCCGAGTTGTACGTACAATTTTACACAAtctttttccccctctcGCAAGAAGCAGCATCCCTGTCAAGGGATTTTCCACGTTTCCTTCCTTTGACGTTTACCGATGAAACTGTTAATCCCGGTAGTGCAACCCCTGCCTCGGTGTGTCAGATATGCTTCCAAGCTCTCCCTGCGAGCACATGTGGTAAACATGCCGTAAGTGGTGGTTCAAAGGTGGCGGATGTGGCTTGTTCTCGTACAAGCATTCGTAGTCGGACCCCTATTTccggattttttttttcgaaaCCTCGTGTTGCCCCAAAGCTGGTACCCTACCCGAAGCGCTGCATGCCAGATGTTCGAGACAGTTGCCCCAAGCGAACAGTGCCTCCGAACAATAACGGGGGGACGCAACGTTCTCTTGATTTTCCTTACAAAATCGGAGGGGTTTGTTGCCAAGGTCACCGAGATTCAGTATGTGTAGCTCAGTCATCGATGGTGGCATTTCTGACATCCTGCAAATGTCAGATGCGAACGGAAGTGGGAATTACGCGGGACCGAGAATATCAGTAATCATGATCAGATACTCGTACAATCGTGTCTGACTGGCTCATCGAGATCTTAGTAAATATACTATCACCATTGGGCACCGATTAATCCACTTATTGGCGTGCGTGCATAGTCGGTGCATCTCGGGCTCTCAGCTTCACCATGTTGGGGATGAATGGATGATGCATGCCGGGTTTACGTTATACCCGACTCAACAGCCGGCTAGTTGTCTCACCGTCCGCTAGAGCTTCCAGATATCTCAACAAAGTTTGCTGATATGGTCCCTTTTTGTTGCCTCCTAGAAATCAATCTTTTGTTCTGGTGGCACCGAGTCAGTTCTGTGGCGCCACGGTTCATCACCGGACTTTCCCATCTCCACTCAAGGGGCGAGTACTACCacgcccctgcccctgctggCGAAGCTTGCGCGTTTCGGGCTTTTGGTCCAATCCTCTGGGTCCCGACCAAGCTGATGATGGAACTGTAGTGTCGTAGTCCGACTCCGGCTGGTGTCGGATCCCAGCATCAAGtgtttttgtcttgttgtgTTGTTATCATGCCAGTGGTGTTTTGCGAGCGCGacgaaaaggaggagagcggATGGATGTGATATCGACGGGAGCAATCAAAGCCCAATGGCGCGCGAGATGCAGCTTGTCGGGCTATATATTGGTGGCGTCATGTACATCGCCAAAATGATAGGTCTAGCTAGTGGAACCGTCATGGTGACTGGTTGGGCCGATACGACTTGCTCATACGAGCGAGTACCGCATGACAAAAGTATCAGCGCTTGTgtcgccctcctcagcttGCAACAAATCAGCGGCGTCGCTATCACCCAATCTACTTCCGTACCCCGAGTACATACACACTACAGTCACCACGTAATCCGAGGTAATGGCATCATTGGACCCACGATCCACACAAGACGCGAGGAACTAGTCCCGTGGTTCGGTCCAGCTCGCTTGGtgcaccctccccttctctaAAAGGCTCCCCTGCAGGCGTGGATTGGTTATGCGGCGTCTGGGCGCACCTTGCTTATGCGGCTTTGGATAGCCTCTCATGGCAGACTCTTGGCTGCATGGTCCAAGGTTCTGCCTGAGCTGTTTATGATTTCTTGCTTTGTCAGAGTGACACAGGTAACTAATCGCGACAAGATCATAGAGAGGGCATGGCACGAATCGATATGCCGTACGCACGTACCGTCGGCACATAGTAGAGACAGGGATGGCGAATAGCCGCGGGCTCAGAGATGTTTAGAGACTATGGGGGGTGAAACACCCGATGGCGACGGGTTTGGCGATGAAGATCAGCAGTTTTGGTTTCGGAAAGGGGTTAGACGGGAACGCTACTCACTGCCCTTCTGCGACAAGGCAATTACCTAGAGGCCGGCAGTGATGAAGATATTCGACGATAGTGTCAAGGAACGACAATGATGAATGCGGGGGGTGGATGACTGAATGACACTTTGGATGGATCGTGGCTGGAGCCTAACAGGTAAGAAGAAATACAAAATCCCCCCGCTGGCATCAATTAGATCGGAGCTGGGCGCGCACCAAATTGCCATGCCGGGACTTTGAGGGTGGATCAGTTCGCATTTCTGGGAGTCGCATGGATcggcttttgtttttttgaaAAGGTGTCATCAGGATCCATCTCCATGAGAGCCCAGGTCGGGTGTTGCATGATTGAAATGAACaaaagggagagagaaatgGAAGGAGGCCGACTAGATGCtccatttttttttgttgttgtcttgtgTCCCTTTGATGATCTGAGTCAAAATATTCGAGAGAGGGACGGGAGCAACTGCAGATATCATCACACCCgacggtgctggtgctgctgggagAGCAGGGGCCTGCTAGGGGGCTCCTGGTGGTCCGGAACACCTGTTTAGCGCCAATCTTATACTGTCACGACCCCTGTCGCCCTGGTCGCTAGTTTTTACGCCAACCGCTCAGATCGAGCCTAGGCGCGTTGCTGGACTGCGCCTTCAGCACTGTGTGGCCCCGTCGTACCAAAGATGCCAGGCACTTTACACACCACTTGCTCCACTCACCCCCCCTGTTCTAATAATATTCTCTAATCTGTTTCGCTATTTCGCTATCTACTACTTGCTCCCTGCACCACGAAGCTTTGCCTCGACTCCCGCTTTCCTCTGGTTTACACTTTTACACCTTCCATTACACTTTCTCCATCCCccacacctcaccaccacctcacaccttcaccacctgccatcatcacctctcATTCACTTCCAACGATACacaccctcccactccccatctAGAGGTAGTAGTTCGTGTTGTTTCTACTCGCCCTCGCTACAACAAAGAGGTGAGAGACAGTCGACTACCGATCGCATGTATAGCGTGtagttgtttttttttttttttttttttttttcgcttGCTGCAGTACCATATGTTagttccttccttccttctctctccccccccccttctcacccccatcatcaacatgatCATTGTCGTCATCATTTGCTATGACTCTCACCCTAACCTTCACCCTAACCTCCACCCTAACCTCCACCCTAAACTTCACCCTCAttctcaccctcaacctcacatTACCGCTCCTGCCCAGCTCCCAGCTGCCAACTCCCAGCTTCCATCTCGTCTCGAGTGTGATGATTTTGCGACACGGGATCCCTGCACACGCACCACCATCGGCATTTCGCGGTGCCATGGTGCAACATGTGTCTGGTGAACCTTTTCTCACCCGAAGCGACTACCACCTCATCTCAATTGCCAATCTCGCCTCATTCATCTCATTCAAGTCATTCTTCTCCCCCATCGCTCATCACTCACCGTCAACCCCCGCTAACACTGAATCACAGATGCCGCGTCGCCAGACCGGCGCCTCAAAAtgaccacctcaacctcaccataTGCGAGGACTCCAGAGTTCCCTTCCTACAGCCGGCAACCTGAGGGTCATCCATCAGATATGTCTCGGCAGCATGGGAATCGACCAAGCCCACACCCCAAAATGGCTGCCTCCAAGGGGGAACCAGATCCCCTCGTGCAAAACTATGCGCACATTTTGGAACTGAAGCAGCGTCGCAAGGTCGATGAGCAGCAGTTGCGCCTGAAGCTTGATAACAAGAAGATGGACCTCGACTCGTGGTTTCGGACTGACCGGGAAAGGTATCTCGCCTTGGAGGGGCATCCTGAACTTCTCAATGGGATAGTGAAGCTTTTGAAGGAGGTAAACCAGTTCAAGGCCAGGGATCTGGACCGCGAATATGACGAGGAACTGGCTGCCCTGAGGAAACGGTATGAAGAAATGGAGGCCAGCCAGTGGCAGAACGTGTTGAATATCGATGTGCCGCCGCCTTCTACGTCGGGGCCGCCTCCTGTAAGTTTTCGATGGATGTGCCCAGAACTTTGTGTCGATTTGCTCATCGGATATCCAGCTGCCTGCTTCCGAAAGGCCGCAGCCGCCCATCTTGTCATCCTCTACCGCCCCGCCTAACAATCCACATGGGCCGCTCATGGCTCCAAGCGTGTCTGGTTATCCCAGAGGCTTCGTTGGTTCCTCGGAGCCTGTCAGACACGGGCCTCTGACGATTGCACCACACTACCCCCCGACAATGCGCTCGTCTTTGGAGCCTCCACCCCAGACCAATGGGTCCCGAGAACCCCCGGTATCATCCATGCATGCCCACCCAGCGCCAGTCTCGTCTTCCATGCGGAATATGTACCATCCCATGCCACAGATGGCTCCCCCACAGCCACAGCTAACCAGTAATGGCCGTCGTATTCTTCCAGGAGCGCCAACAACAAATGGCTGGCACAGGAACCCTAGTTATGGTCCTGCCATGTACTCTACACCTCCAGGCAGAATGCCACCGCTCCATCCGACATACCCCAAGAGTGACGGAACCAACAACCCTTCGGCCCATGAACGCCAGGTTCTGCCTccaatcctcccccctcagcTGCATCGTCCTGGTCCGGTGGAGGAAGGACAGCAGCCCAAGAGAAAGGCCACCCTTACCGACTCGGCTCCCCCAGACGTCAAACGAGCCAAGCAAGACCACACACCCAGCAGTGCCGATCTCGAGCGCGCAACTCCCACCGCCAGTGAGGATGTCCGTCCGCAGCGGACAGTCCAGTTTAGTGAGGTGTGGGGAGGCGGCAACCCAGAGTACAAGCACATCATTATCCAGTTCCCCGATGGTGGAGATTACTACATCCTTCGCTGCGAGGAGCACGGCGTCAACTTTGGAGAACACCCACTTCGAGGGGCTGCGAAGCATTTGGCTAGTGCTCAACACGGGAGGATGTCTAAAGAGCACACGCAGGCTATCAGAACGCTGGGTTGGATTGTGGAAGGATGCGACTACAAGTTAATGGAGATGAACAACAGGATGGTCATTGAAGCCTTCAAGAATGGTTACAAGCCCTTCAACGccaaccagctcaacaagACTGAGCGGGCAAAGAAGGGCTTCCCTCAGCTTGACAAGAATGGAACCCCCATGAGCAGCCCCCTGAGCGCAGCCGCCTCCAGACAGCGGAAGGCGGCTTCTGGGATTGCGAATCCAGCACCGGCTGGGCTGTATACAGGATATTGTACTGCCGATCAAAAGCAACACCCTGTTGTGATTTTGCCGTGGGACGAGGAGAATCTGAACTCGGCTGGTCTGTTGGAGCTCACCCTCGAGAGCGCTGGCTTGTTTTCCGGTCCGCTTCCAAAGTGTTACGAGTATGACCGTGATGACAAGGGTCAAGTGAGGAGGATCAAAGGATGGGCCGAAGGGTACGGGATTGGCGGCCCCCTCGTGAAGAAGCGGGAATTTCCAGTGCTCATCATCGATAGCAATGACCGGTAAGACAGTCGCGACTATTTTCTGTTTCTTCCCTTCTCGCTAACAATA encodes the following:
- a CDS encoding hypothetical protein (EggNog:ENOG503P73I), with product MTTSTSPYARTPEFPSYSRQPEGHPSDMSRQHGNRPSPHPKMAASKGEPDPLVQNYAHILELKQRRKVDEQQLRLKLDNKKMDLDSWFRTDRERYLALEGHPELLNGIVKLLKEVNQFKARDLDREYDEELAALRKRYEEMEASQWQNVLNIDVPPPSTSGPPPLPASERPQPPILSSSTAPPNNPHGPLMAPSVSGYPRGFVGSSEPVRHGPLTIAPHYPPTMRSSLEPPPQTNGSREPPVSSMHAHPAPVSSSMRNMYHPMPQMAPPQPQLTSNGRRILPGAPTTNGWHRNPSYGPAMYSTPPGRMPPLHPTYPKSDGTNNPSAHERQVLPPILPPQLHRPGPVEEGQQPKRKATLTDSAPPDVKRAKQDHTPSSADLERATPTASEDVRPQRTVQFSEVWGGGNPEYKHIIIQFPDGGDYYILRCEEHGVNFGEHPLRGAAKHLASAQHGRMSKEHTQAIRTLGWIVEGCDYKLMEMNNRMVIEAFKNGYKPFNANQLNKTERAKKGFPQLDKNGTPMSSPLSAAASRQRKAASGIANPAPAGLYTGYCTADQKQHPVVILPWDEENLNSAGLLELTLESAGLFSGPLPKCYEYDRDDKGQVRRIKGWAEGYGIGGPLVKKREFPVLIIDSNDRQSWQLGWIEAKYLTPFDFGDTSEIPHSAVAREYYAKTIRKYPTYDDLRQDMTARGQPVGPAQTPLPKKMADSPSPSASVSFPSLTAGLATAQPATSQPLQQHDVEMADVGSDSDQESVTKSMSNSTNDIDMATADSRRTSVSNPDEGTETEKELPHPSAQAIAAQALINLETPARSTGFTAINSRSAASSAEPPSRRSPVPGASTERRRVEKIHARSKNVLATTQPATSIVSPQPMSSIVVNTGVANGQKPYRAESAPVHQSTTTAERDQERAQSESLTPASLTTPATPAFVYHLPSVEPVPPQQQEYPTPLPSATESASAPTVSLASARETSPSAGPLATPSASEAYGASEFPVKTSFPVIKTEAGEEPETFTIGAIRAGDEEIFNSKIAGTLFSIEDDHTTGVLKAVPGSPEAVSSFQIDPKQIKTAARSMRGEGGSCEVTIEFIGDKTLTLVFELGRVNIEERLESGKIQARRFCRRLLAWNKAVECPSIANAP